GGCGATTGCCTCTCCCTTCAGTGGGCCGATGGCACCGCAGAAGTCTGTGTGGAAACCGTTACACCCGCACCTGAGAACCAAAGCGATCGTTAAGAGCCCGCATCTCGAACAAGGGACTGGCTAGATTGCCCAACAGGGTCAATGGATCCTGATTCTCTTGCGGGGGCTCGCGATTCATGAAGGTTTCTCGTCGTGCGTTGCTGGGTGGAGCAGCAGCTGCCGCTGGTGCGAGTGTTCTGACGCGATCGCCCCATGCCCAAGCACAGACGCGTTCGACAACAGCTGATGTCGTTGTTGTGGGTGCGGGTTATGCAGGATTGGCGACCGCGTGGCAACTGCAAAAGGCTGGGCTTAATGTTTTGGTGCTCGAAGCCCGCGATCGCGTGGGGGGGCGGGTTTGGTCGATTGACCTCAAAGGCGGCGGCTGGCTCGATTTAGGCGGTCAGTGGTTGGGAGCAACCCAAGACCGCTTTGCCGCCCTGATTCAAGAGATGGGCTGCGAAACCTATCCGACCCCTAACTTTGGCGACACCCTCTACCGAGGCGTGACCAGCAGTGGCTACTACCGCGTCAAAGCAGATGGCAGCAACTGGGAGTCGGTGCCTGGCAGTGACTTGATCGATGCAGCCGACGAACAACTGTCAGCCATGGTCGATCAGATCGACCCGAATGCACCGTGGCAGCATCCCCAAGCAGCAGTCTGGGACGGCATCACGTTTGGTCAGTGGTTGGATCAAAACGTACCGGATGCCAATGCGCGCCGCTTTCTGATTGCCAGCGTTTCCTACGCCTGCGCCAGTCCCCAAGAAATTTCGATGCTGCAACTACTGTTCATCATCCGCGCCTGTGGGGGCTTGGCGATGCTGGATGGCTTTGAGGGCGCCGCCCAGCAGGATCGGATCATTGGCGGGGCACAAGTTGTTGCGAAGCGATTGGCAGAGCGACTCGGCTCGCGCATCCAGTTCAAACAACCCGTCCGCAAAATTCGCTGGAGCGATCGCGGCGTGACCGTGTTCACCGATCAACAAGCGATCGCCGCCAAATCTGTTGTCATCGCCGTGCCGCCGACTTTAGCAGGCAGCATTGAATACGAGCCAAGCCTGCCCACCGATCGCGCCCAAATTACTCAACGCTGGCCCCAAGGCTGTGTGATCAAAGTCGGCATGGTGTTTGAGGAACCGTTCTGGCGCAAGGACGGCCTCAGCGGAGCTTCGATTGACTACGGCTCCTTAGTTGGTGAAACCGCCGATAGCAGTACCCCGCCCGAATATTCCAAACAGGGCATCCTCACTGGCTTTGTCTACGCTGAAACCGCGCGACAGGTACTGCGACTCTCCGCTAGCGATCGCCGTCAACAACTCCTGGCTTCCCTGCAAAGCCGCTTTGGCGATCGCATCCTCAAACCCGTCTTCTACCAAGAGATGAACTGGGCAATGCAGCCTTGGACCAAGGGCTGTTACGCCGGTTATCTTGCACCGGGAGCAACCTACCTGTTCAAATCCACTGTTCGCGATCCTGTCGGGCCCTTGCACTGGGCAGGGACAGAAACTGCGAGTCAGTGGCCGACGTTTATCGATGGTGCGATTCGGTCAGGTGAACGGGCAGCGCAAGCGATCCTTAGCCAGCGGTAGTGCCCACCCCTCAGAAGTTGGGCAACGTCGCCTGACTTGTCATCGCGGGAACCTTGAGATTGCCCAGCGGGCTGCGATGCTACCCAATCAAGACAGAACGGTTGGGGGTTGCAGGGCGATCGAGCTGGCTGTCTCTGCGAGTTTAGATTCGAGGAAATTTCATGTCTCAACACCTGGAAACGCTAGCGCTTCATGCAGGCCAGAAGCCTGACCCCACCACCGGCTCGCGAGCGGTTCCCATTTACCAAACCACCAGCTACGTCTTTCAGGACGCCGAGCACGCTGCCAATCTGTTTGCACTC
The sequence above is a segment of the Synechococcus elongatus PCC 11801 genome. Coding sequences within it:
- a CDS encoding flavin monoamine oxidase family protein; translated protein: MKVSRRALLGGAAAAAGASVLTRSPHAQAQTRSTTADVVVVGAGYAGLATAWQLQKAGLNVLVLEARDRVGGRVWSIDLKGGGWLDLGGQWLGATQDRFAALIQEMGCETYPTPNFGDTLYRGVTSSGYYRVKADGSNWESVPGSDLIDAADEQLSAMVDQIDPNAPWQHPQAAVWDGITFGQWLDQNVPDANARRFLIASVSYACASPQEISMLQLLFIIRACGGLAMLDGFEGAAQQDRIIGGAQVVAKRLAERLGSRIQFKQPVRKIRWSDRGVTVFTDQQAIAAKSVVIAVPPTLAGSIEYEPSLPTDRAQITQRWPQGCVIKVGMVFEEPFWRKDGLSGASIDYGSLVGETADSSTPPEYSKQGILTGFVYAETARQVLRLSASDRRQQLLASLQSRFGDRILKPVFYQEMNWAMQPWTKGCYAGYLAPGATYLFKSTVRDPVGPLHWAGTETASQWPTFIDGAIRSGERAAQAILSQR